Within the Miscanthus floridulus cultivar M001 chromosome 17, ASM1932011v1, whole genome shotgun sequence genome, the region CTGCAGCACACCATGATATGATGCAATCGTTCGCCAAACAAAAATGATGCAGCCAATTACTGAATTATTACGCGTGGTTTTACCATTCTTTTATTCGTCTGGTTATGTTTGTCGCCTGACGCCAAAACATCTAAGCTGCCTTTTAATTTGCCGGTTGCGGACTCTGATTCAGAATTCAGAGTCGGACGAACCTTGGCAAATAGTATAATGGAAGCCGCATGGGCAGCAGCTCGATCAACTCATCAGCATAAGCATGCACACGACCACCTTCCTTGCACGGGAGGCCGCCGTCTCTTATTAACCAGGTCAAGCATGGAAACACAGTTCGGTTCATGCAGGTGAGATCACATAAGAGAGATCTGAATGAAATAACAACAGGACAAGGAAGACGGCCGGGTTCGGGAAATGTATAGCTCAATTTGGCCATCGAGTTAATCctcaggcctggtttagtttctctctctaaagtttacttcctatcatatcggatgtttagacacatacatggagtattaaatatagactaaaaaataactaattacacaaactacgactaatttacgaggcaaattttttaagcctaattaattcatgatttgataatgtggtaccacagtaaacatgtgttaatgacggattaactgtgcttaataaattcgtctcgcggattactgagaatttctgtaatttgttttttcattactatccgaacactttcATATAACACCTCAATATAACACCTGATGTGACAGCTCTCAACTTTATTCTCTGGATTTAAACACCGTCCGATGAGCACTGAGCCATCAGATAAGTACATCAGACGTGGCACTGGATGTTCCGCGGGGTAGCAGAGATAACTGATAAGGCACGACATTTCAGGGGTTTCTCCGGTGAACGTGTCCTGAAGAAAGGCTAGCATCATGTTCGCTCGATCTTATCAGCCATGGCTTATgagccatgatacaatatttttctttcatgaCAAAATggtatcagccggcttataagcatAGAACCAACATGGTGTAAGGCCTTGCCGCCGGACAGCCGGTCTGCGCCGAGCAGGACAAAGGTTAGTGTTTTCGCCGCTGGAAGACAGGAAGAGGCAAATGGTGTCATCGTCATCGACGCCGGCGCACTGGCCCTGGTATTGCTTCACAGCGCACTTATACAGTTATACGTTGTGAAATCCAGTTCTGTGGCTGCCATTCTCGTTCTCTTTTCAGTTTTACGCTATTAGAGTATATGCGAAAATGTATTGCAGCATCTGCACTCTCGCATTGATCTCTTTGTATGCCTTTTCTTGCAGGAAAGAGATGTCCAGAGAAACCGTACCACACGGAAATAAGCAACAAAGAATCGATTTGAAATCTCGGTATGATACAGGAGCATGGTGCCATGGTGGACAGCACCAGCGCAGCATGTGGCCGTGAAATAGAAGCAGCAAGTACCAGATACTCTTACAGGTACATCCGTACATACATCAACCGTGCCCTAGACACTTCTGTCCAGGTGCGCACTATTTTTTTCAGTGTTTCTGTGTCGTATTATTCTGCTACTAGAAGCAGGCCGAGTTTCACATGTGTTGGAGATGCTACTCTAAAATCATCATCTCCAGGTATTGGGGAGAAGTGAAAGTATCATCTCGACTCCCACAAGGTCTCAAGAATAATTTACATGCCTTTGGTTCTGCAGAATCAGAGGAAGTTCAGTAAGTGCAAAGCCACAGGACAGAGACTTTGTTTCTCTGGTATTGCAGGCGAGCAAAATGGATATCCTTTTACCTTATGACTCAATTGCTGCAACCCTTACTGGCTTCATTACCCTTACAATGTTCCTCATGTGCTCAAACCCCATGACTATCACCCCTATGAGATAAAGAAAGCTTAGTTGCAGCTTGCCAAGCAAGTTATAGACTGTTACGGCGGCATTTGCACCTTCATCTGTTTGCATCGTCACAGTAATGGGTCTCGCAGAAATGAGTGCCTCGGTTTCTGATGAGGATGCAGCGTAAGAGATTTGCTCCAGAACAATTAGCCTTGAAGAGAAATCGGAGGTGTTTAGTCTTCTTAAGCTTACCCGATGTGTTCTCAGGCTGGGCTGACCACTCTTCAGGTTTCATCGCAGATTTGGTGGCCTTTATCAAATCCATAAGTGCATTGTTCACCTGGAATTTATAGAAGGTTACATGAGTTCCTACTGTGCTTTTCATGTAAACTGTGAACAAGCGAGAAAAGGAAACATCAGAAAGCTCAATgagatgatttttctttttttataaaaaaagagcCACGGAGAAGATAACCATGCCAATGGCACGGCACCCTGGTTGGTTTGCTCTCAACTTATCTCCTATAAAGATATAATATGCTCGGTCAATTGTTTCAGTGTTTCTTAAAGTCCTTTTAGTGTGTTTTATCTTAAAGTCCTTTTAGTGTGTTTATTACTGTCCAAATATTCTCCTAATTATCCATAACTTGAGTATGTGAAGGCATACATATTTATGGTGTTTAAAACAAACAGGTATGAGAGTTGCTTGCTATATTGATGAAGTATACATATTTAATAGATGATTGATATGATAAAGCAGTTGAACCCAGACTTGGCGAAGTCTACATATTCACTACAACTAATTCAGTTTGCAACTCCGCTGCACTGCTTGGAAATTTCCTAGAAACAAATGTCATGTTTGCTTGGTTAGTACAAACTATTATGCCGAGTTCATGCTAAGCCACATGCCTCGGTACTTAAGACAACTTGATTTCAAATACAACTTTTGGTAATCTATTGGATCCTATAATTATGTTTCTCTGCTAGACATAGTAATGGAGAACAGTTATCTTCAAAAGTATCGTATTATGTTGCACATTTGGTTGGGATGAATGATGCTTTCAGATAACTGCAAGGTCTGATGTCATCTTAGTTCACTCAGGAAAAAATATATGAAGAAGTGCAACAgatttttctcactcaatcctaCTGCCCAGTTTGGTAGACAAAAGTTGAGTATTAGAAAGCTCAAATTTCTCAAGAACCTTGCAGACAGCCACAGCTTTTGATGTTATCTTTGTTGGCCAGGAATTATGGAATTTTCCACCACTATGCAACAGTTTAAGAAATCAATCATATCAATGTCCTTCCTAGTATTTCAGTGGCACATTTTGCTGTTTTATCAGAGTCCCGCACTTTACCTCGTCTAGTCTTGTCTTTCATGGTTCTCTAGATGTGCAACATGCTTGAGCATGTGATAAGCCAGTAAGCCACATACCTAGATACTTGAGGCAACACGATTTCATTATAACTTTTGGCAACCTACTGGATCCTTTAATTCCGTTTTTCCATGCTAAACCTAGTAATGGAGAACAGCTTCCTTCAAAAGTAACATGTATTCTGTTCTGCTTTTCCGTGCTAAACCTAGTAATGGAGAACAGCTGCCTTCAAAAGTAACATgtattttcttcaaaaaaaaggaaaaaaaaacatgtatTCTGTTGCACGTTTAGGTGACGAATGATGCTTTCAGATAACCGAGATGTCTGGTGTCATCTTAGTTCACTCAGCAACTCTGGTATTCTGTTGCACGTTTAGGTTTAGGTGATGAATGATGCTTTCAGCTAACTGAGATGCCTGGTGTCATCTTAGTTCTCTCAGCAACTCTGGAAGATATGCACAAGTTGCAACAGAAATTTCTCATTCAGTGCTCCTTCCTAGATTGGTTAGAGAAAAGTTTAGTGTTAACTAGCTCAATTTTGAGAAACTTGCCGAGAGCCACAGTTTTTTATGTTACCTTCATTGGTCAGCAATTTTGGGGGTTTTCAGTTAAAGCAAATAAGCAAAACAATCAATCACATCAATGTACTCAATATTTCAGTAGCACACGTTGCTGCTTTATGAGAGTTCGCATTTTACCTCATCTGGTCTTTCATGGCTCACTAGATGTGCACCATGAAGTTCTACCATTCTTGCAACAGGAAGAAGCCTTTCTGCTAGACGTTTTGCATGGCACAATTGTGCAATGATATCGTACCTGAATTTTATAATGTAAGCCACATGAAATGGATGTGTACTATTCTCCGAACAAGAATATCCACTGTTAACAAAACTAACCTTCCATGAATAACTGAAACTAGAAAACCGGCAGATCGTATTGTATCTAGTTCCTTAGTAGTCATATTGTGAGTCCAGCATGCATTGACTTGCCCTTCAAAACCACAATTAGATTGCATCCCTGTCGACGATATGCCTTTCACATATTCCTGAAAGCAAACACAGTACAGATGAACCTTCCATGTATGTTGTCTTCATTTTAGTGTATACCTACTAATATCTTTATATTATAAAGTGGGGTATGGAAAACACAAAACCATAAATTCACAACAAAAGAACTGTTCAGGAAGAATCACAACAAAAGATGACCAAGTCAAAATCACACGATTCAAGGGTATGGGACAAATACAAATATGTTTGTATTCTAAAAGGGTATGCACACCATAGAAGCAAATTCACAACAAAAGACGACCTATCCAAAATCACATAATCCAATGGTATGGGACAGCTGAAAATAACGCAGACAAGTTTTCAATGTGTAAAAGCAACCAACGTCATCCAGAATACCCAAATCAACATGAGAGAAACATGACATATCACATATGCCAGTCTAGAAGATACATCATCGTCAGCAGACTGTATTACAAAGCAACATCAGAAATGTGATATCACTCACTTGATAGAGGATCATTCTTCTGGTACACGACCCAACAGTCTCCTCAAGGTACTCCTGCATAGTTGCATTGTTAAATCAAACATATCAACAGTGATTAAGTGAATCTGAAAAGATAAAAACTAATTTTTCATCAAACAGGGAATGATGACGGA harbors:
- the LOC136514929 gene encoding uncharacterized protein isoform X1, producing MPYCEVGRYADGDKWEGVRLFYRRYGRGVTKVLLIIGLAGTHDSWGPQIKGLTGSLEPADDEAVRPDEEAGSAAEAAPAEADEAGGGGDGIEVCCFDNRGVGHSSVLPNKSFYSTAIMAMDALALMDHLGWKKAHVFGHSMGAMIACKLAAMAPHRLCSLALLNVTGGGFQCFPKVDGQMLSLAFRFLRAKTPEERALVDLETHYTKEYLEETVGSCTRRMILYQEYVKGISSTGMQSNCGFEGQVNACWTHNMTTKELDTIRSAGFLVSVIHGRYDIIAQLCHAKRLAERLLPVARMVELHGAHLVSHERPDEVNNALMDLIKATKSAMKPEEWSAQPENTSETEALISARPITVTMQTDEGANAAVTVYNLLGKLQLSFLYLIGVIVMGFEHMRNIVRVMKPVRVAAIES